GTTGCCGTGGATCTTGCCGTCCTTGGCATCAAGGCCGTAGCTGCTGCGGTAGTCGATTTCGAACGAAGTCGGCGTGAACGGAATATCGACTTCGGCGTGATGGCGACCGCGTACGGTGATCGCCGCTTTGATCATGCCCGGACGTACCGATTGCACGACCCACTGGCGGTCGTTGAGCGCAGTGACGATCGCGCGGCTCATCTGTTGCTGGGTGAAACCGAGGTTGGGCGAGAACTCTTCCTTGGCGTTGTAAACCGGTTTGCTGGTGCAGCCGCCGAGCACAAAAAACAGTGCCAACAGAGCGGCGATGCGGTGAAACTGAGTCATTCCCTTCACTCCAAAGGTGTTGCGGTCAGTGCCAGCGGCGGAAAATCAACGAGGTGTTGACGCCACCAAAAGCGAAATTGTTGTTCATCACGTAGTCGTGATGCATCTGGCGGAACTCACCGCGCAGGTAATCGAGTTTGCCGCAGTGCGGATCGACCTCGTCGAGGTTGAAGGTGTGCACGTACAGGTCGCGATTCATCATCTCGATGCTGAACCACGACTCCAGCGCGCCGCAGGCGCCGAGGGTGTGGCCGAGGAAGCTCTTCTGCGAGCTGATCGGCATGCGTTCGCCAAACAAACTGCTGGTCGCCAGTGTTTCGGCAATGTCGCCCTGTTCTGTAGCCGTGCCGTGGCCATTTACATAACCGATGGCGTCCGGCGTGAGGCCGGCGTCTTCCAGCGCCAGTTCCATGGCGCGGCGCATGGTCACTTGTTCCGGGCGCGTGGTGTGCTGGCCGTCGGCGTTGCTGCCGAAGCCGACGATCTCGGCGTGGATGTGCGCACCGCGAGCGAGGGCGTGTTCCAGCTCTTCGAGCACGAGCATGCCGCCACCTTCACCGATCACCAGACCATCGCGGCCCTTGTCGTACGGGCGTGGACTGGTCTGTGGCGCATCGTTTTTCAGGCTGGTGGCGTAGAGCGCATCGAAGACCATGGCCTCGGTCGGGCACAGCTCTTCGGCGCCACCGGCGAGCATCAAGGGCAGGCGGCCGAACTTGATCGCCTCGTAGGCGTAACCGATGCCTTGGCTGCCGCTGGTGCAGGCGCTGGACGTCGGGATCAAACGACCGGTGAGGCCAAAGAAGATGCTGATGTTGGCGGCGGTGGTGTGCGGCATCATCCGCACGTAGGAGTTGGCGTTTAGGCCTTCGGCGACCGAGTTGAGCAGCATGTTGCCGAACGCTTTGATCTCATCGGTGCTGCCAGTGGACGAGCCGCACGCGACGCCCATGCGGCCGTCCTTGATCGACTCGTCACCGAGCAAACCGGCGTCCGCCAGGGCTTTTTCCGCCGCACCGACCGCCAGCCGCGACACTCGGCCCATGCTGCGCAATTGCTTGCGCGTCCAGTGCGCGGGCACTGCAAAATCATCGATCGGCCCGGCCAGGCGCGTGTTGAGTTCGCTGAAACGATCCCACTCGTCCATCCGGCGAATGCCGCTGCGGTTAGCCGCGAAGTTGCCGGCGATGGTCTGCCAGTCGCTGCCCAGCGAGGTAATGCCGGCCATGCCGGTGACGACGACGCGCTTCATCAGCACAAGCCTCCGTTGACCGCCAGAACCTGACGGGTGATGTACGAGGCTTCCGCCGACATCAGGAAATTCACCGCACTGGCGACCTCTTCCGGGGTGCCCATGCGTTGTGCGGGGATCATTTTCATCAATTCTTCCACCGGCACGTTTTCGTCGAGCATCGCCGTGTCGATCAGGCCCGGCGCGACGCAGTTAACCGTGATTTTGCGCTTGCCCAGCTCGATCGCCAACGCCTTTGCCGCGCCGATCACCCCGGCCTTGGAGGCGCTGTAGTTGACTTGGCCACGGTTGCCGATCAGCCCCGACACCGAGGTGATGCAGACAATGCGACCCGCGGCGCGACGGCGGATCATCGGCATCATCACCGGGTGCAGAACGTTGTAGAAACCGTCGAGGTTGGTGCGTAAAACTACGTCCCAATCGTCGTCGCTCAGCGCTGGGAACGCACCGTCACGGGTCAGGCCGGCATTCAACACAACACCGTAATAGGCGCCATGGGTTTCGACGTCGGTTTCCAGAATGGTTTTGCAGGTCTCGCGGTCGGCGACGTCGAATTGCAGGATCCGCGCCTTGCGGCCCAGCGCTTCGACTTCAGCCTGAACGGCTTGTGCTTCGGCCATGCCGCTGCGGCAATGCAGGACGATATCGTGCCCGGCCTGCGCCAGACGCAAGGCAATGGCGCGGCCGATGCCACGGCTGGAGCCGGTGACCAGTACGGATTCAGTCATGGTTCGACTCCTGTGTCTGTTGCAGATATTGAGTGACCTGAGGCGGACGGAACACGTTCAGGCGTGCGCTGGCGTGAATGCCGGCGCCGTGTATATGACATTCAAATACGCCCATGCCGTTGTCGTCTTCCAGCGAGCGCAGACCATGAATGGTCAGATCGCTACCGGCGGGAAAGGCTTCGACGTTGCATTCGAACCTGCGCGTGCCGAGCAGGAAACCCAGCTCCACCGGATTGCCTTTGAGTCGCGCGTGGCAACCGGCAAACGCGGCGACGCTCTGTGCCATCAGTTCGACGCCGACCCACGCCGGCAGGCTGCCGTCGGGCAGGCTGAACAAGCCTTCGGGCTTGACCGTGAGGCGGGTGAAGATCTGCTCCTCGTCAAAGCTGAGGATGCTGTCGATCAGAATCATGTCGCCCGCATGGGGCAGCAGTTCGGCGAGCGGCCAGGCCGTCATGGGGCGTCTCCGATAATCAGGCTGACGTTATTGCCGCCGAAGGCAAACGAGTTGCTCATCAGGTAGCGGGGTGCAATGGACGTCAGGCGTTCGCTCGCGGTCACCCAGTTCAGCAGTGGCAACGCGGGATCGGCCTGAGCA
This region of Pseudomonas sp. R84 genomic DNA includes:
- a CDS encoding beta-ketoacyl-ACP synthase, with the translated sequence MKRVVVTGMAGITSLGSDWQTIAGNFAANRSGIRRMDEWDRFSELNTRLAGPIDDFAVPAHWTRKQLRSMGRVSRLAVGAAEKALADAGLLGDESIKDGRMGVACGSSTGSTDEIKAFGNMLLNSVAEGLNANSYVRMMPHTTAANISIFFGLTGRLIPTSSACTSGSQGIGYAYEAIKFGRLPLMLAGGAEELCPTEAMVFDALYATSLKNDAPQTSPRPYDKGRDGLVIGEGGGMLVLEELEHALARGAHIHAEIVGFGSNADGQHTTRPEQVTMRRAMELALEDAGLTPDAIGYVNGHGTATEQGDIAETLATSSLFGERMPISSQKSFLGHTLGACGALESWFSIEMMNRDLYVHTFNLDEVDPHCGKLDYLRGEFRQMHHDYVMNNNFAFGGVNTSLIFRRWH
- a CDS encoding hotdog family protein, coding for MTAWPLAELLPHAGDMILIDSILSFDEEQIFTRLTVKPEGLFSLPDGSLPAWVGVELMAQSVAAFAGCHARLKGNPVELGFLLGTRRFECNVEAFPAGSDLTIHGLRSLEDDNGMGVFECHIHGAGIHASARLNVFRPPQVTQYLQQTQESNHD
- the fabG gene encoding 3-oxoacyl-ACP reductase FabG, which translates into the protein MTESVLVTGSSRGIGRAIALRLAQAGHDIVLHCRSGMAEAQAVQAEVEALGRKARILQFDVADRETCKTILETDVETHGAYYGVVLNAGLTRDGAFPALSDDDWDVVLRTNLDGFYNVLHPVMMPMIRRRAAGRIVCITSVSGLIGNRGQVNYSASKAGVIGAAKALAIELGKRKITVNCVAPGLIDTAMLDENVPVEELMKMIPAQRMGTPEEVASAVNFLMSAEASYITRQVLAVNGGLC